The Nitrospira tepida genome includes a window with the following:
- a CDS encoding type II toxin-antitoxin system HicB family antitoxin, with protein MIFHVMLEQAGDGWVVVECPALPGCVSQGKDEKEALDNIKEAITAWLWAEDQKALKAFPLKPGQERIVVAV; from the coding sequence ATGATTTTCCATGTGATGTTGGAGCAAGCGGGAGATGGCTGGGTTGTCGTAGAGTGCCCAGCGCTTCCCGGCTGTGTCTCCCAGGGAAAGGATGAGAAGGAAGCTCTTGACAATATCAAGGAAGCTATCACGGCGTGGCTGTGGGCCGAAGACCAGAAGGCGCTGAAGGCCTTTCCCCTAAAGCCCGGGCAAGAACGAATTGTGGTTGCGGTCTAG